One genomic region from Leifsonia poae encodes:
- a CDS encoding TetR/AcrR family transcriptional regulator yields MDLIEEASTRRRRGPELENALLDAAWDELVENGYAALTIDAVATRAGTSRPVVYRRWPGKHELVRAAIAHASRKSQAPALPDTGTLRGDLLAVMEAANDTRIGIAAILSAHLGDFYDETGTSPSDLRDVLLGDRASAVDVLFDRAVARGEVDARTLTRRIRSVPFDLFRHEILMTMRPVPRSTMEEIIDTVLLPLIR; encoded by the coding sequence ATGGATCTTATCGAGGAGGCATCGACCCGCCGACGCCGGGGCCCCGAACTGGAGAACGCCCTCCTCGACGCCGCGTGGGACGAACTCGTCGAGAACGGATACGCTGCCCTCACCATCGACGCCGTGGCAACCCGGGCCGGCACGAGCCGCCCGGTCGTCTACCGCCGCTGGCCCGGAAAACACGAACTCGTCCGCGCCGCGATCGCCCACGCCTCCCGGAAGAGCCAAGCTCCGGCCCTCCCCGACACCGGCACGCTGCGCGGCGACCTGCTCGCCGTCATGGAAGCGGCCAACGACACCCGCATCGGCATCGCCGCCATCCTGAGCGCCCATCTCGGCGATTTCTACGACGAGACCGGCACCAGCCCCTCCGACCTGCGCGACGTGCTGCTCGGCGATCGGGCGAGCGCGGTCGATGTGCTCTTCGACCGCGCCGTCGCTCGAGGCGAAGTGGATGCGCGCACGCTCACGCGGCGCATCCGCTCGGTGCCGTTCGACCTGTTCCGTCACGAGATCCTCATGACCATGCGGCCGGTGCCCCGGTCGACCATGGAAGAGATCATCGACACCGTGCTGCTGCCGCTCATCCGGTAG
- a CDS encoding OmpA/MotB family protein, which translates to MGARRRRRHEPEEEHENEERWMASYMDMVTVLMCMFIVLFAMSTVDQKKFAELKDSLATGFGQVKSQKVDTAEGVIVPPEKVDDKGKNTDLALAQREAADLKELRDRILAALGKDGLQNAVTMKIDQRGLTIGLVGNETFFASNRAELSVQATQVLSDIGPILAPTSYQVSVEGHADLRQPGSPYPTNWELSAGRATSVLRHLVENDGFPQGRIAAVSYGAARPLPTATGTTDQDLAANRRVDVVVLSNQPDTVRALIPQALGTGTASAG; encoded by the coding sequence GTGGGCGCCCGCCGTCGACGCCGGCACGAGCCGGAGGAGGAGCACGAGAACGAGGAGCGCTGGATGGCCTCCTACATGGACATGGTCACCGTGCTCATGTGCATGTTCATCGTGCTGTTCGCCATGTCGACGGTGGACCAGAAGAAGTTCGCCGAGCTCAAAGACTCCCTCGCCACCGGCTTCGGGCAGGTCAAATCGCAGAAGGTCGACACCGCGGAGGGCGTCATCGTCCCCCCGGAGAAGGTGGACGACAAGGGCAAGAACACCGACTTGGCCCTCGCGCAACGAGAGGCGGCCGATCTGAAGGAGCTGCGCGACCGCATCCTGGCCGCGCTCGGCAAAGACGGGCTGCAGAACGCGGTCACGATGAAGATCGACCAGCGCGGTCTCACCATCGGCCTGGTCGGCAACGAGACCTTCTTCGCCTCGAACCGTGCCGAACTCAGCGTGCAGGCCACCCAGGTGCTGAGCGACATCGGCCCGATCCTGGCCCCCACCAGCTACCAGGTGTCGGTGGAGGGGCACGCCGACCTCCGCCAGCCGGGCTCGCCCTACCCCACCAACTGGGAGCTGTCGGCCGGCCGGGCCACGAGCGTGCTGCGCCACCTGGTGGAGAACGACGGCTTTCCGCAGGGACGCATCGCGGCGGTGAGTTACGGTGCCGCGCGGCCACTGCCCACCGCGACCGGGACCACCGACCAGGATCTCGCCGCCAACCGCCGAGTGGATGTGGTGGTGCTGTCGAACCAGCCCGACACGGTTCGCGCGCTCATTCCCCAGGCCCTCGGAACAGGAACCGCCTCCGCCGGCTGA
- the fliP gene encoding flagellar type III secretion system pore protein FliP (The bacterial flagellar biogenesis protein FliP forms a type III secretion system (T3SS)-type pore required for flagellar assembly.) → MVFVSANSAHAVLPMPDPTPVPTPNGPVGPGGGSGGVTIDINGPNGTPSAAILTLLGITLLSVAPALLLMMSSFTKIFVVLALTRNALALPSIPPNQVLAGLALFLSLFIMSPVLIDINSHAVQPYLDGHIDFAAAVHAAEAPLRGFMLAHVREEDIALMTRAAGRPNPASPAAVPMLTLIPAFMISELRAAFIIGFVIFVPFLVIDMVVSAALMSMGMMMLPPVMISLPFKILLFILVDGWGLVITSLISSYRSG, encoded by the coding sequence ATGGTGTTCGTCTCCGCCAACTCCGCTCACGCCGTGCTGCCGATGCCCGACCCGACACCGGTTCCGACGCCGAACGGGCCGGTCGGCCCGGGAGGGGGCTCGGGCGGCGTCACGATCGACATCAACGGCCCGAACGGCACGCCGTCCGCCGCGATCCTCACCCTTCTCGGCATCACGCTGCTATCGGTGGCACCCGCGCTGCTGCTGATGATGTCGTCGTTCACGAAGATCTTCGTGGTGCTCGCTCTCACCCGCAACGCCCTCGCATTGCCGTCGATCCCGCCCAACCAGGTGCTCGCCGGTCTCGCGCTGTTCCTCAGCCTGTTCATCATGAGTCCGGTCCTCATCGACATCAACTCGCATGCGGTGCAGCCGTACCTGGACGGTCACATCGACTTCGCGGCGGCGGTGCACGCGGCCGAGGCACCCCTGCGCGGGTTCATGCTCGCGCACGTTCGGGAAGAGGACATCGCGCTGATGACCCGCGCGGCCGGCCGGCCGAACCCGGCGAGCCCGGCGGCGGTTCCGATGCTCACGCTCATCCCGGCGTTCATGATCTCCGAGTTGCGTGCCGCGTTCATCATCGGTTTCGTCATCTTCGTGCCGTTCCTGGTGATCGACATGGTGGTGTCGGCGGCGCTGATGTCCATGGGCATGATGATGCTCCCGCCGGTGATGATCTCATTGCCGTTCAAGATCCTGCTGTTCATCCTCGTCGACGGTTGGGGGCTCGTCATCACCTCGCTGATCTCGAGCTATCGGAGCGGTTGA
- a CDS encoding MDR family MFS transporter, with protein sequence MTEKQKLDPAVVRISFAVITGALAVVFDTTIVSVALHTLATELHTSVDTIQWVSTGYLLALGVTIPLVGWAQQRFGGKRLWMLALTIFLIGSILCSMAWDAPSLIAFRVLQGVGGGMMLPLMSTLVMQAAHGQNLGRIMATVGLPAVLGPILGPVIGGLILSAFDWRWLFWVNVPFCVVGLILAATLLPKDVPGKNVRLDIVGLVLLSPSMVGILYGLSNVSRDGGFGRLDVLIPLIAGVLLLVAFAFWAARLAGSALVDVRLFRHRPVASASALMFLSGASLYGAMLLLPLYFQEVRGMEALGAGLMLVPQGIGTLFSRTLAGRLTDRIGARWVTLVGFAIVGIATIPFAFATPTTNEWLLMGALLLRGFGLGAVTIPLMAVAFVGLERSDVPHASVLTRIAQQVGGSFGVALLAVILQGAAVGAHGLAGIADAFDVAFWWAVGFTVLAVALSLLLPAAAAPAPSPAVAPAPAAPPAAGELTASANP encoded by the coding sequence ATGACCGAGAAGCAGAAGCTCGATCCCGCCGTGGTCAGGATCTCGTTCGCGGTGATCACCGGAGCATTGGCGGTGGTGTTCGACACGACGATCGTCAGCGTCGCGCTGCACACGCTCGCGACCGAACTGCACACCTCAGTCGACACCATCCAGTGGGTGAGCACGGGGTATCTGCTCGCCCTGGGCGTCACCATCCCGCTCGTCGGCTGGGCGCAGCAGCGGTTCGGCGGCAAGCGGCTGTGGATGCTGGCGCTCACCATCTTCCTGATCGGCTCCATCCTTTGCAGCATGGCCTGGGATGCGCCGAGCCTGATCGCGTTCCGCGTGCTGCAGGGAGTGGGCGGTGGCATGATGCTGCCGCTCATGTCCACCCTCGTGATGCAGGCGGCGCACGGCCAGAACCTCGGCCGGATCATGGCGACGGTGGGCCTGCCGGCCGTGCTCGGCCCGATCCTCGGCCCGGTCATCGGCGGGCTGATCCTGAGCGCGTTCGACTGGCGCTGGCTGTTCTGGGTGAACGTCCCCTTCTGCGTCGTCGGGCTCATCCTCGCCGCGACGTTGCTCCCGAAGGATGTCCCCGGCAAGAACGTCAGGCTCGACATCGTGGGGCTCGTACTGCTCTCGCCGTCGATGGTCGGCATCCTCTACGGCCTCTCGAACGTCAGCAGGGACGGGGGATTCGGTCGGCTCGACGTGCTCATTCCGCTGATCGCGGGGGTGCTGCTCCTCGTCGCGTTCGCGTTCTGGGCCGCTCGGCTGGCCGGGAGCGCACTGGTGGATGTCCGGCTGTTCCGGCATCGGCCGGTCGCCTCGGCCTCGGCGCTGATGTTCCTCTCCGGGGCGTCCCTCTACGGCGCGATGCTGCTGCTCCCGCTCTACTTCCAGGAGGTGCGGGGGATGGAGGCGCTCGGCGCCGGCCTGATGCTGGTGCCCCAGGGCATCGGCACACTGTTCAGCCGCACGCTCGCCGGCCGGCTGACGGACAGGATCGGCGCGCGCTGGGTCACGCTGGTCGGCTTCGCGATCGTCGGGATCGCCACGATCCCGTTCGCTTTCGCGACCCCGACGACGAACGAGTGGCTGCTGATGGGGGCGCTCCTGCTGCGCGGGTTCGGGCTGGGCGCCGTGACGATCCCGCTGATGGCGGTCGCGTTCGTGGGGCTGGAACGATCGGATGTGCCGCACGCGAGCGTTCTGACCCGGATCGCCCAGCAGGTCGGCGGCTCGTTCGGTGTCGCCCTGCTCGCCGTGATCCTGCAGGGAGCCGCGGTCGGTGCGCACGGCCTGGCCGGCATCGCCGACGCGTTCGACGTGGCCTTCTGGTGGGCCGTCGGCTTCACGGTGCTCGCCGTCGCGCTCTCGCTGCTTCTCCCCGCCGCGGCAGCACCCGCTCCCTCCCCGGCCGTTGCGCCCGCGCCTGCCGCCCCGCCGGCGGCGGGTGAGCTCACCGCTTCCGCGAATCCCTAA
- the fliN gene encoding flagellar motor switch protein FliN — MSMTTAANTRTDSGTLALAAARALAAVLPTGASLTPRLHTEGAFAGATGQAVAATFVGAVSADLAVVLIEAPALVDEAADGSPVVALQDVLQPALEAASDTFGAGVLDDARVEDAGDLFADPESVVFELAGPTGNAGWFAVRLRQGASDPRASVGSFAGNLGRISNVEMALTVEIGRTRMPVRDVLAMEPGAVIELDRSAGSPADVLLNGRLIAHGEIVVVDQDYAVRITKILDAAEDLD, encoded by the coding sequence ATGAGCATGACCACCGCCGCGAACACCCGCACCGACTCGGGGACGCTCGCCCTGGCGGCGGCGCGAGCCCTCGCCGCCGTGCTGCCGACCGGAGCATCGCTGACCCCGCGCCTGCACACCGAAGGGGCCTTCGCCGGCGCGACCGGCCAGGCCGTCGCCGCGACCTTCGTCGGCGCCGTCTCGGCCGACCTCGCGGTCGTGCTCATTGAGGCACCCGCCCTGGTCGACGAAGCCGCCGACGGCTCGCCGGTCGTCGCGCTTCAGGATGTGCTCCAGCCCGCCTTGGAGGCCGCGAGCGACACCTTCGGCGCCGGTGTGCTCGACGATGCCCGGGTCGAAGACGCCGGCGACCTGTTCGCCGACCCCGAGTCCGTGGTGTTCGAGCTGGCCGGCCCCACCGGGAACGCCGGCTGGTTCGCCGTTCGGCTGCGACAGGGCGCGAGCGACCCGCGTGCATCCGTCGGTTCGTTCGCCGGCAACCTGGGTCGGATCAGCAATGTCGAGATGGCGTTGACCGTGGAGATCGGACGCACCCGCATGCCGGTGCGCGATGTGCTCGCGATGGAGCCGGGGGCCGTGATCGAGCTCGACCGTTCGGCCGGATCACCCGCCGATGTGCTGCTCAACGGCCGGCTGATCGCTCACGGCGAGATCGTCGTCGTCGACCAGGACTACGCGGTGCGCATCACCAAGATCCTCGACGCCGCCGAAGACCTGGACTGA
- a CDS encoding formylglycine-generating enzyme family protein, whose translation MTDIEMATIPAGMVTLHDARLKRRWSVELEEFELGVYPVTELQVAELIGEPAPHPRRPASDVSWLRAVRFCNAASEWEGLDPAYTFDGEDVTWHVDADGFRLPTEAEWEYACRAGSTAAQYGPLAEIAWTRADGVLAPQDVGSRMPNLNGLFDTLGNVWEWCWNLLDPARYDDYRVFRGGGFADDAWSVRASTRRGGSPRARHDDLGFRVARGGFDAVGEAQGWSAAADRERADIPGPLPLGWTPRRT comes from the coding sequence GTGACCGACATCGAGATGGCGACGATCCCCGCCGGAATGGTGACATTGCACGACGCCCGTCTGAAGCGGCGGTGGAGCGTCGAACTGGAGGAGTTCGAACTGGGGGTGTATCCGGTCACCGAGCTGCAGGTCGCTGAGCTGATCGGCGAGCCCGCGCCGCATCCGCGCCGCCCGGCGAGTGACGTGAGCTGGCTGCGGGCCGTGCGGTTCTGCAATGCCGCCTCCGAATGGGAGGGACTCGACCCCGCCTACACCTTCGACGGAGAAGACGTCACGTGGCACGTGGACGCCGACGGCTTCCGCCTTCCCACCGAAGCCGAGTGGGAGTACGCCTGCCGGGCGGGTTCGACCGCCGCGCAATACGGCCCGCTGGCCGAGATCGCCTGGACGAGGGCCGACGGCGTGTTGGCGCCCCAGGATGTCGGCAGCCGGATGCCCAACCTCAACGGGCTCTTCGACACGCTCGGAAATGTGTGGGAGTGGTGCTGGAATCTGCTCGATCCGGCGCGCTACGACGACTACCGCGTCTTCCGCGGGGGCGGTTTCGCCGACGACGCGTGGAGCGTGCGCGCCTCCACCCGGCGCGGCGGTTCCCCGCGAGCACGGCACGACGATCTCGGCTTCCGCGTCGCCCGCGGCGGTTTCGACGCGGTCGGAGAAGCGCAGGGCTGGTCCGCCGCGGCGGACCGCGAGCGCGCCGACATCCCGGGCCCGCTCCCTCTCGGCTGGACCCCGCGCCGCACGTGA
- the fliQ gene encoding flagellar biosynthesis protein FliQ, whose translation MDANAVLDIAMQGLLVTAKLAAPIVITALVVGFAISLVQSITQIQEVTLSFVPKAAAVGVALLICGHWMISEMITFTQVLFEKIPSLLGGG comes from the coding sequence ATGGACGCCAACGCCGTTCTGGACATCGCGATGCAGGGCCTCCTGGTGACGGCCAAACTCGCGGCGCCGATCGTGATCACCGCGCTCGTCGTCGGGTTCGCCATCTCGCTCGTGCAGTCGATCACCCAGATCCAGGAGGTGACGCTCTCGTTCGTGCCGAAGGCCGCCGCAGTGGGGGTCGCCCTGCTGATCTGCGGGCACTGGATGATCTCCGAAATGATCACCTTCACCCAGGTGCTGTTCGAGAAGATCCCGTCGCTGCTGGGCGGTGGCTGA
- a CDS encoding motility protein A — protein MDPATIIGIVVAFGSVVAMVTMEGASLGALLIPAPMVLVFGATIAVGIASGTLKDFFVAMKALPGAFRGKVEPPEKVIDQVVALAEKARTSGLLAMEQEADTVTDPFLKRALQNIADGTDGDELRILLEDEIATRSKKDRVAAKFFSSMGGYAPTIGIIGTVVSLTHVLENLADPGHLGPMIASAFVATLWGLLSANFLWLPIGARLRRLADLEVDRMTLLMEGVLAVQSGSQPRLLGERLRAMVPDAAPAKADKGKAAKDDDQKLKEAA, from the coding sequence ATGGATCCCGCAACCATCATCGGCATCGTCGTGGCGTTCGGCTCCGTCGTCGCCATGGTCACGATGGAGGGCGCCAGCCTCGGAGCACTGTTGATCCCGGCGCCGATGGTGCTGGTCTTCGGCGCGACGATCGCCGTCGGAATCGCCAGCGGAACCCTCAAAGACTTCTTCGTGGCGATGAAGGCGCTGCCCGGAGCCTTCCGCGGCAAGGTCGAGCCGCCGGAGAAGGTCATCGACCAGGTCGTCGCCCTCGCCGAGAAGGCCAGGACCAGTGGATTGCTCGCCATGGAGCAGGAGGCCGACACCGTCACCGACCCGTTCCTCAAACGCGCTCTGCAGAACATCGCCGACGGAACCGACGGCGACGAGCTGCGCATCCTGCTCGAAGATGAGATCGCCACCCGGTCGAAGAAAGACCGCGTCGCCGCGAAATTCTTCTCCAGCATGGGCGGCTACGCGCCCACCATCGGCATCATCGGCACTGTCGTCTCGCTCACCCACGTTCTCGAGAACCTCGCCGATCCGGGCCACCTCGGCCCGATGATCGCCAGCGCCTTCGTCGCCACCCTCTGGGGCCTGCTGTCGGCCAACTTCCTGTGGCTGCCGATCGGTGCCCGGCTGCGCCGGCTCGCCGATCTCGAAGTCGACCGCATGACACTGCTCATGGAGGGCGTGCTCGCGGTGCAGTCCGGCAGTCAACCCCGCCTCCTCGGCGAGCGCCTGCGCGCGATGGTGCCGGATGCGGCGCCGGCGAAAGCCGACAAAGGCAAGGCCGCGAAGGACGACGACCAGAAGCTGAAAGAAGCCGCGTAA
- a CDS encoding EscU/YscU/HrcU family type III secretion system export apparatus switch protein, whose product MSDAQERTERATDKRMKEARSKGRLGKSNDLTAWVGVGAAALMLPFTIDRGSRAGIDQLFTVTNVIENPDPARALGALGDGLGSILVTLGPLLIVTALAVVAGAAAQGGIHLKKLQGKYEQFNVVAGLGRLFGMRALWEGAKTLLKSAVVSIGLVLVIQGLMPVLLTAGSLSLNALLEAATSGATGLLRAAVGAGLVLAGLDVFVVMRRNRKHTRMTKREVRDENKNTDGDPLVKSHRRSRQLAMSRNRMIASIGGSDVVLVNPTHIAVAIKYEPGKSAPRVVAKGAGAIALRIREKAEEERVPIVKDVALARALHSSCRLGDEIPVELYNSVARVLAFVMSLKARGSAHGIHTMMPQAPVTAAAAAGGNER is encoded by the coding sequence ATGAGCGACGCGCAGGAACGCACCGAGCGGGCCACCGACAAACGCATGAAAGAGGCCCGGTCCAAGGGTCGCCTCGGCAAGTCGAACGACCTCACCGCCTGGGTGGGGGTCGGCGCCGCCGCGCTGATGCTGCCGTTCACGATCGACCGGGGCAGCAGGGCCGGGATCGACCAGCTGTTCACGGTGACGAATGTGATCGAGAACCCCGACCCCGCGCGAGCCCTGGGCGCGCTCGGCGACGGCCTGGGCAGCATCCTCGTCACTCTCGGCCCGCTGCTGATCGTGACCGCTCTCGCCGTGGTCGCCGGTGCGGCCGCCCAGGGCGGCATCCATCTCAAGAAGCTGCAGGGCAAGTACGAGCAGTTCAACGTCGTCGCCGGTCTCGGCCGGCTGTTCGGGATGCGCGCCCTCTGGGAGGGCGCGAAGACCCTGTTGAAGTCCGCGGTCGTCTCCATCGGATTGGTGCTCGTCATTCAGGGGCTCATGCCGGTGCTGCTGACGGCCGGCAGCCTGTCGCTGAACGCCCTTCTCGAGGCAGCGACGAGCGGGGCGACCGGGTTGCTGCGGGCGGCGGTCGGCGCCGGCCTCGTGCTTGCCGGTCTCGATGTGTTCGTGGTGATGCGCCGCAACCGCAAGCACACGCGCATGACGAAGCGCGAAGTGCGCGACGAGAACAAGAACACCGACGGCGACCCGCTGGTGAAGTCGCACCGGCGCTCCCGTCAGCTGGCCATGAGCCGCAACCGCATGATCGCGAGCATCGGCGGCTCGGATGTGGTGCTCGTCAACCCGACGCACATCGCGGTGGCCATCAAATACGAGCCGGGCAAGTCGGCACCACGGGTGGTGGCGAAAGGCGCGGGCGCGATCGCGTTGCGCATCCGGGAGAAGGCCGAGGAGGAGCGCGTGCCGATCGTCAAAGATGTGGCGCTGGCGCGGGCGCTGCACAGCAGCTGCCGGCTCGGCGACGAGATCCCCGTCGAGCTGTACAACTCGGTCGCCCGGGTGCTCGCCTTCGTGATGTCGCTGAAGGCCCGCGGTTCCGCGCACGGAATCCACACGATGATGCCGCAGGCGCCGGTCACCGCCGCCGCGGCCGCTGGAGGGAACGAGAGATGA
- a CDS encoding flagellar motor switch protein FliM → MTILQADPRAPEAQVYDFRRPTTLAREHSRVLELAFETFARQWATQLTAKVRVLSQVTCESVAMQTYDEYAASLPATTAMVLCELDGVAPKGVIQFPTSAALSWVNAMLGGQSAPAAAERTFTQIEHALVRRLMDDALEDLRYSLGSALANPIAVDAIQYNSQFAQAAATAELMIVAGFDLRVGENVTTATVALPAAVLLPQLGETNPTSSADDARELIDAQLAHVPVDVSLRLTPARVKPSVVLGLAVGDLLPLPHPQHRPFDLAVGDQSVAEAALGASGSRLACVIVRTED, encoded by the coding sequence GTGACCATCCTGCAGGCCGACCCGCGCGCCCCCGAGGCGCAGGTGTACGACTTCCGCCGGCCGACCACCCTCGCGCGCGAGCATTCCCGCGTGCTCGAGTTGGCCTTCGAGACGTTCGCCCGCCAGTGGGCGACCCAGCTCACCGCCAAGGTGCGGGTGCTCAGCCAGGTGACCTGCGAGTCGGTGGCGATGCAGACCTACGACGAGTATGCGGCGTCCCTTCCCGCCACGACGGCCATGGTGCTGTGCGAGCTCGATGGCGTGGCGCCGAAGGGCGTCATCCAGTTCCCGACGTCGGCCGCCCTCTCGTGGGTGAACGCCATGCTCGGCGGGCAGAGCGCGCCGGCGGCGGCCGAGCGCACCTTCACGCAGATCGAGCACGCGCTTGTGCGCCGGCTCATGGACGACGCCCTCGAAGACCTGCGCTACTCGCTCGGCTCGGCGCTCGCGAACCCGATCGCGGTCGACGCAATCCAGTACAACTCGCAGTTCGCCCAGGCGGCGGCGACCGCAGAGTTGATGATCGTCGCCGGGTTCGACCTCCGCGTCGGCGAGAACGTCACCACCGCCACGGTCGCCCTGCCCGCCGCGGTGCTGCTGCCGCAGCTCGGCGAGACCAACCCCACCAGCAGCGCCGACGATGCCCGCGAACTGATCGACGCTCAGCTGGCGCACGTCCCCGTGGATGTGTCGCTCCGGCTCACCCCCGCCCGCGTGAAGCCCAGTGTGGTGCTGGGGCTCGCGGTGGGCGATCTGCTGCCGTTGCCACACCCGCAACACCGACCGTTCGATCTCGCCGTGGGCGACCAGTCGGTCGCCGAGGCTGCGCTCGGGGCCAGCGGCTCCCGGCTCGCCTGCGTGATCGTGAGAACAGAGGACTGA
- a CDS encoding flagellar biosynthetic protein FliR — translation MSIPIDLGMIEAVALASLRMVAFLVIAPPFSYNGIPAQIKGMLALGLGVAVAPRVSVGYRMGDTGAFFLDLLRELAVGATLGFLVFLVFAAIQSAGNLVDLFGGFQLAQAFDPQAMINGAQFTRLFQMTALALLFASGGYQLIIGGLVRSYDAIPLAAGIDMADPAKQMVSGVTQMFLAAVQIAGPLIVVLFLADVGLGLLTRVAPALNAFSLGFPLKIMLTIVLSAVVFVALPGVVEGLTSTAVKTMLGVGR, via the coding sequence ATGAGCATCCCTATCGATCTGGGCATGATCGAGGCGGTCGCGCTTGCCTCCCTGCGCATGGTCGCCTTCCTGGTGATCGCGCCGCCGTTCTCGTACAACGGCATCCCCGCCCAGATCAAGGGGATGCTCGCCCTCGGTCTCGGCGTGGCCGTGGCGCCCCGCGTCTCGGTCGGGTACCGGATGGGGGACACCGGCGCGTTCTTCCTCGATCTGCTGCGGGAGCTGGCCGTCGGCGCCACCCTGGGGTTCCTGGTCTTCCTCGTGTTCGCGGCGATCCAGTCGGCGGGCAACCTCGTCGACCTGTTCGGCGGTTTCCAGTTGGCGCAGGCATTCGACCCGCAGGCGATGATCAACGGCGCCCAGTTCACCCGGCTGTTCCAGATGACGGCGCTGGCCCTGCTGTTCGCATCGGGCGGCTACCAGCTCATCATCGGCGGACTGGTGCGCTCCTACGATGCGATCCCGCTCGCCGCGGGCATCGATATGGCCGACCCCGCCAAGCAGATGGTCTCCGGGGTGACCCAGATGTTCCTCGCGGCCGTGCAGATCGCCGGGCCGCTGATCGTGGTGCTCTTCCTCGCGGATGTGGGGTTGGGACTGCTCACCCGTGTCGCGCCCGCGCTCAACGCGTTCTCGCTCGGGTTCCCGCTGAAGATCATGCTCACGATCGTGCTCTCCGCAGTGGTGTTCGTCGCCCTGCCCGGGGTCGTCGAGGGTCTCACGAGCACGGCGGTCAAGACGATGCTGGGGGTGGGCCGATGA
- a CDS encoding FliO/MopB family protein, giving the protein MDTLFVALRVLVVLAVIVGLLWYVQRRVTTGKRGARLRRGNAVTVVGRQGVGAKASVVVVDVDGTRFVLGVTERAVNVLHSGERPTDLDAEVTQLTPVRKTFAKPLGRPGESQDALATVNAEPSTTISTTSTARPAGASKTGKQDRQDADYLTAQGRASVFDDALKGSILSPATWRQASSAVRPKR; this is encoded by the coding sequence GTGGATACCCTGTTCGTCGCGCTGCGAGTGCTCGTCGTGCTCGCCGTCATCGTCGGGCTGCTTTGGTATGTGCAACGTCGCGTGACCACGGGCAAGCGCGGTGCGCGTCTGCGCCGGGGAAACGCGGTGACCGTGGTCGGGAGGCAGGGGGTGGGCGCGAAGGCGTCCGTCGTCGTCGTGGATGTTGACGGCACCCGCTTCGTGCTCGGCGTGACCGAGCGTGCAGTGAACGTGCTGCATTCGGGGGAGCGCCCCACCGATCTGGACGCCGAGGTGACCCAGCTCACCCCGGTGCGCAAGACGTTCGCCAAACCACTCGGTCGCCCCGGTGAGTCGCAGGATGCGCTCGCCACCGTGAACGCCGAACCCAGCACCACCATCAGCACCACCAGTACCGCAAGGCCTGCCGGGGCCTCGAAGACCGGCAAGCAGGACAGGCAGGATGCCGATTACTTGACTGCGCAGGGACGCGCATCCGTTTTCGACGACGCCCTGAAGGGCTCGATCCTGTCCCCTGCAACGTGGCGACAGGCGAGCTCGGCGGTGCGGCCCAAACGGTGA
- a CDS encoding flagellar FlbD family protein — protein sequence MIVVTRLNESQFAVNPDLIERIHASPDTTLVMVDGAKFIVTESMADVIEKIAAYRARVIALAHDLPMVAPPRPAGTPQLGLVPPADSAAEDEESAAEPARAVPLHARKK from the coding sequence ATGATCGTCGTCACCCGGCTGAACGAGAGCCAGTTTGCGGTCAACCCCGACCTCATCGAGCGCATCCACGCCAGCCCCGACACGACGCTCGTCATGGTCGACGGCGCCAAGTTCATCGTCACCGAGAGCATGGCAGACGTGATCGAGAAGATCGCCGCCTACCGGGCACGCGTGATCGCACTCGCCCACGACCTCCCGATGGTCGCCCCGCCACGCCCGGCCGGAACCCCGCAACTCGGGCTGGTGCCGCCCGCAGACTCTGCGGCCGAAGACGAAGAGAGCGCCGCCGAACCGGCCAGGGCCGTTCCCCTTCACGCAAGGAAGAAGTAA